One Pararhizobium sp. IMCC3301 DNA segment encodes these proteins:
- the betI gene encoding transcriptional regulator BetI, whose amino-acid sequence MPKVGMEPIRRQALIDATILEIGEVGSLEVTVGRIAKRAGVSSGLAHHYLGGKDQILLAAMRHILKIFGDHVRHELSLVDTPLDRLEAIITASFHPRNFAAEVVAAWLAFYVQAQTSKEAQRLLQVYARRLHSNLLFSLQQLTDPSRAEHIAQGLAAMIDGFYIRKALQDIAPSRLDTMAMVAEYLHLQLRHKAQPAGGLS is encoded by the coding sequence ATGCCGAAGGTCGGAATGGAGCCGATTCGCAGACAGGCTCTGATTGATGCGACCATTCTGGAGATCGGAGAGGTCGGATCTCTGGAGGTGACAGTCGGACGAATTGCCAAGCGCGCCGGCGTTTCCAGCGGGTTGGCGCATCACTATCTTGGCGGCAAAGACCAGATATTGCTGGCGGCGATGCGTCACATCCTGAAAATTTTCGGCGACCATGTGCGCCACGAATTGTCACTGGTGGATACGCCACTGGACCGGCTGGAAGCGATCATCACCGCAAGTTTCCACCCGCGTAATTTTGCCGCAGAAGTGGTTGCGGCCTGGCTTGCCTTCTATGTTCAGGCCCAGACTTCGAAAGAGGCACAGCGGCTGCTGCAGGTCTATGCAAGGCGGCTGCACTCCAACCTGCTGTTCAGCCTGCAGCAATTGACCGATCCAAGCCGGGCGGAACACATTGCCCAGGGTCTGGCAGCGATGATCGACGGATTTTACATCCGCAAGGCGCTGCAGGATATCGCCCCCAGCCGGTTGGACACGATGGCCATGGTGGCTGAATATCTGCATTTGCAATTAAGACACAAAGCCCAGCCCGCCGGAGGCCTTTCATGA
- a CDS encoding choline ABC transporter substrate-binding protein, giving the protein MKLFRTTAASLLVLGALSTAAQADCSTVTFSDVGWTDITATTATTAVLLEALGYEADIKVLSVPVTYKSMERGDIDVFLGNWMPTMEADIAPYREAGTVDTVRENLEGAKYTLATNAAGAKLGITDFASIAKNIDALEGKIYGIEPGNDGNRLIIDMIEADAFGLKGFEVAESSEQGMLAQVGRADKRDEPVVFLGWEPHPMNANFDMTYLQGGDDYFGPDLGGATVYTNTRAGYASECPNVGQLLKNLKFTLAMENEIMGAILNDGEDPQDAATAWLKANTDVLAGWLNDVTTEDGGDALAAVTKQLGL; this is encoded by the coding sequence ATGAAACTCTTCAGGACGACAGCCGCCAGCCTGCTTGTGCTCGGCGCTCTATCCACGGCCGCCCAGGCGGATTGCAGCACAGTGACCTTCTCGGATGTGGGCTGGACCGACATCACCGCGACCACCGCAACCACCGCCGTTTTGCTGGAAGCACTGGGCTATGAGGCAGATATCAAGGTTCTGTCCGTTCCGGTCACCTACAAATCCATGGAGCGCGGCGATATCGACGTTTTCCTCGGCAACTGGATGCCGACCATGGAGGCGGATATTGCGCCTTACCGCGAGGCCGGCACTGTCGATACGGTTCGGGAAAACCTTGAGGGCGCTAAATATACTCTGGCGACAAATGCTGCCGGCGCCAAGCTTGGCATCACCGATTTCGCCAGCATCGCCAAAAATATAGATGCTCTGGAGGGCAAGATTTACGGCATCGAGCCGGGCAATGACGGCAACCGGCTGATCATTGACATGATTGAAGCAGATGCCTTTGGTCTGAAAGGTTTTGAGGTCGCTGAATCATCCGAGCAGGGCATGCTTGCCCAGGTCGGCCGCGCCGACAAACGCGACGAGCCGGTGGTCTTCCTCGGCTGGGAGCCGCATCCGATGAATGCCAATTTCGATATGACCTATCTGCAGGGCGGCGATGATTATTTCGGTCCAGATTTGGGCGGCGCTACGGTCTACACTAACACCCGCGCTGGATATGCGTCCGAGTGCCCGAATGTCGGCCAGCTTCTGAAAAATCTGAAATTCACCCTCGCCATGGAAAATGAGATCATGGGTGCTATTCTGAATGATGGCGAGGACCCCCAGGACGCGGCAACTGCCTGGCTGAAAGCCAATACGGATGTTCTGGCCGGCTGGCTGAATGACGTGACAACTGAAGATGGCGGCGACGCTCTGGCCGCCGTGACGAAACAACTCGGTCTGTAA
- the choW gene encoding choline ABC transporter permease subunit, with protein MEWLTANKIPVGKSAQSVFDWLQANAAWFFDGLALGLETLIDGILWVLQTPHPLFIIAFFVGLTWYLQRSWKTCLLILLGFLFILNQDYWEETTESLTLVLSACMVCMAVGVPIGIAAAHRPALYRFMRPVLDLMQTLPTFVYLIPAIVFFGIGMVPGLMATVIFVVPAPIRLTHLGISSTPQPLLEAADAFGATGFQKLWKVELPYAVPQIMAGLNQTIMLSLSMVVIAALVGADGLGVPVVRALNQVNAALGFESGFVIVVVAIMLDRMLRVERRK; from the coding sequence ATGGAATGGCTGACAGCGAATAAAATTCCGGTCGGCAAGTCGGCACAGTCAGTATTCGACTGGCTTCAGGCCAATGCTGCCTGGTTCTTCGACGGTCTGGCACTCGGTCTGGAAACCCTGATTGATGGCATACTCTGGGTATTGCAGACACCGCACCCGCTTTTCATCATTGCCTTTTTTGTTGGGCTGACCTGGTATCTGCAGCGTTCGTGGAAAACCTGCCTGCTTATTCTGCTGGGGTTTCTGTTCATTCTCAATCAGGATTACTGGGAAGAAACCACGGAAAGCCTCACTCTGGTTCTGTCGGCTTGTATGGTCTGCATGGCCGTCGGAGTTCCGATTGGTATCGCAGCAGCCCATCGGCCGGCGCTTTACCGCTTCATGCGTCCGGTTCTGGATCTGATGCAGACGCTGCCGACATTCGTTTATCTGATCCCGGCCATCGTGTTTTTCGGCATCGGCATGGTGCCGGGCTTGATGGCCACTGTCATTTTCGTGGTGCCGGCCCCGATCCGGCTGACTCATCTGGGTATTTCCTCCACGCCGCAGCCATTGCTGGAAGCCGCAGATGCTTTCGGCGCGACCGGTTTTCAGAAATTGTGGAAAGTCGAGTTGCCCTATGCTGTGCCGCAGATCATGGCAGGTCTCAACCAGACCATCATGCTGTCGCTGTCGATGGTTGTGATTGCCGCGCTGGTCGGTGCCGACGGTCTGGGAGTGCCGGTTGTCCGGGCGCTCAACCAGGTCAATGCCGCACTTGGATTTGAAAGCGGTTTTGTCATTGTTGTCGTTGCAATCATGCTCGACCGCATGCTGCGTGTGGAGCGCCGCAAATGA
- the choV gene encoding choline ABC transporter ATP-binding protein, translating into MSNAVEFEKVSIVFGPKPDTALPYMDAGKTRAEVQELSGQVLGVHDCSLTVKAGEILVLMGLSGSGKSTLLRAVNGLNRVVRGSVRVNDGSRMVDITSADAATLREIRLKRVAMVFQQFGLLPWRSVRENVGLGLEFGGMALAERNEQVDRQLALVGLTEWADRRVAELSGGMQQRVGLARAFATEAPILLMDEPFSALDPLIRTRLQDELLDLQGSLKRTIIFVSHDLDEAFKIGDRIAIMEGGRIIQCGTPQQIFSDPANEYVADFVAHMNPLNVLCAQDVMRPLQGKPPIVTVTGAEMIQNVMEQMKTNGASVGVEKDGVIVGEITQESVLSALLDPRGEVNR; encoded by the coding sequence ATGAGCAATGCAGTCGAATTTGAAAAGGTCTCGATTGTCTTTGGACCCAAACCCGACACCGCCTTGCCTTATATGGATGCGGGCAAAACCCGAGCCGAGGTTCAGGAGCTCAGCGGTCAGGTCCTCGGCGTGCATGACTGTTCGCTGACCGTGAAAGCCGGTGAAATTCTGGTTCTGATGGGTCTGTCCGGATCCGGAAAATCCACCCTGTTGCGCGCGGTTAACGGTCTCAATCGCGTGGTGCGCGGTTCGGTGCGGGTCAATGATGGCAGCCGCATGGTCGATATTACCTCCGCAGATGCTGCAACCCTGCGCGAAATACGCCTGAAGCGCGTCGCCATGGTGTTTCAGCAATTCGGTCTGCTGCCGTGGCGCAGCGTGCGCGAAAATGTCGGTCTTGGCCTGGAATTTGGCGGCATGGCCCTTGCAGAGCGCAATGAGCAGGTCGACAGGCAACTCGCTCTGGTCGGATTGACCGAATGGGCCGACCGCCGCGTCGCAGAACTGTCAGGCGGCATGCAGCAGCGTGTCGGACTGGCCAGGGCGTTTGCGACGGAAGCGCCGATCCTGCTGATGGACGAACCGTTTTCCGCGCTCGATCCGCTGATCCGCACCCGGCTTCAGGACGAATTGCTGGATTTGCAGGGCAGCCTCAAACGCACCATCATTTTCGTCAGCCACGATCTGGACGAAGCTTTCAAGATTGGTGATCGGATTGCCATCATGGAAGGCGGCCGCATTATCCAGTGCGGCACGCCGCAGCAGATTTTCTCCGATCCGGCCAATGAATATGTCGCCGATTTTGTCGCCCACATGAACCCGCTCAATGTGCTGTGTGCACAGGATGTGATGCGGCCCTTGCAGGGCAAACCACCGATTGTCACCGTGACGGGCGCGGAAATGATTCAGAACGTCATGGAACAGATGAAAACCAACGGCGCCAGCGTCGGGGTCGAGAAAGACGGCGTCATTGTCGGCGAGATCACCCAGGAAAGCGTGCTGTCAGCGCTGCTCGACCCGCGCGGCGAGGTTAACAGATAG
- a CDS encoding cytochrome c, producing MAKPGPVLWVLGLIVVGGGAYVLAAQNNFFGAGRSAGLFKPRDSAIVERGSAVYTANCASCHGKDLEGQPDWKSPGEDGLLPAPPHDENGHTWHHGDDVLFGITKYGVAEFSGLDGYQNAMPIFEDVLSDDEIIAALSYIKSRWPKEMQARHDDMNRIAEQNKTRQ from the coding sequence ATGGCAAAACCTGGACCTGTCTTGTGGGTGCTTGGATTGATTGTTGTTGGCGGTGGTGCCTATGTGCTTGCCGCACAGAACAATTTTTTCGGTGCCGGCAGGTCAGCTGGCCTTTTCAAGCCGCGGGATTCAGCCATTGTCGAACGCGGCAGCGCAGTGTACACGGCCAATTGCGCCTCCTGCCACGGCAAAGATCTGGAAGGCCAGCCGGACTGGAAAAGCCCCGGCGAAGACGGCCTTCTGCCAGCGCCGCCACATGACGAAAACGGCCATACCTGGCACCACGGCGATGACGTGCTGTTTGGCATTACCAAATATGGCGTTGCAGAATTTTCCGGCCTGGACGGCTATCAGAACGCCATGCCGATCTTCGAAGACGTTCTGAGTGATGACGAGATCATTGCGGCCCTGTCATACATCAAGTCACGCTGGCCAAAGGAAATGCAGGCCAGGCACGACGACATGAACCGGATTGCCGAGCAGAACAAAACCCGGCAATAA
- a CDS encoding L,D-transpeptidase: MSFDDQTIRRPSRRAFVLGSVGVMGLAVSACSTAATRTVVISDPAEARQFALMYGPMPDEQFPIPGIEIDKVPPRFRRQRVDFDTAEKPGTIIVNTNTFYLHLVEPGGKAMRYGVGLGRAGFDWSGRARVGWKRPWPTWTPPSEMIARQPELEIYSAKNGGMQPGLNNPLGARALYIFQNNKDTLYRIHGTPEYWTIGKAVSSGCVRMINQDVIDLYTRVPPKAPILVI; encoded by the coding sequence ATGAGTTTCGATGATCAGACAATTCGCAGGCCGTCGCGACGCGCCTTTGTTCTTGGCAGTGTCGGTGTTATGGGGCTGGCTGTGTCGGCTTGTTCAACAGCGGCAACCCGAACTGTAGTTATCAGCGATCCTGCTGAGGCCCGGCAATTCGCCTTGATGTACGGCCCCATGCCGGACGAACAATTTCCCATTCCGGGGATTGAAATCGATAAAGTTCCACCAAGGTTCCGGCGCCAGCGTGTTGATTTCGACACAGCGGAAAAACCGGGCACGATCATCGTGAACACGAATACATTCTACCTGCATCTCGTCGAGCCAGGCGGCAAGGCAATGCGTTACGGGGTAGGTCTTGGACGGGCCGGATTTGACTGGTCAGGCCGGGCCAGAGTGGGCTGGAAGCGGCCATGGCCAACATGGACGCCGCCATCGGAAATGATTGCCAGACAACCGGAGCTGGAAATATACAGCGCCAAAAACGGCGGCATGCAACCCGGTCTCAACAACCCGCTCGGCGCCCGCGCATTGTATATTTTCCAGAATAACAAGGACACCTTATATCGTATCCACGGCACGCCAGAATACTGGACCATCGGTAAAGCGGTCTCCAGCGGATGCGTACGGATGATCAATCAGGACGTGATTGATCTGTATACGCGGGTGCCGCCAAAAGCACCGATTCTGGTGATCTAA
- a CDS encoding L,D-transpeptidase yields MLSRQNFLIGNATGARTVPEPDCVIKQKNDRAGLLYLADDLQQNGGITGTIAVDARNQLSGPISKPAPARSRGLIADKPALRFRGAVMGLWRNSRKRRLPPLVSATSVNRLALKHPQRCAVGMTLRIHGMKTPWPGSRNFSNGCIRMVNKCVQEVDEHIQICPKVVVI; encoded by the coding sequence ATGCTCTCCAGACAAAATTTTCTAATTGGTAATGCTACTGGTGCCCGGACGGTGCCTGAGCCGGATTGTGTCATTAAACAGAAAAACGACAGAGCCGGTTTGCTCTATCTGGCAGATGATTTGCAGCAGAATGGCGGAATTACTGGAACTATTGCGGTCGACGCGCGTAATCAATTGTCAGGTCCTATATCAAAACCGGCCCCGGCCCGGAGTCGCGGATTGATCGCAGACAAACCGGCTTTGAGATTCAGGGGGGCAGTCATGGGGCTGTGGAGAAATTCACGAAAACGCAGATTGCCGCCGCTTGTATCCGCCACATCGGTGAACCGCCTGGCTCTCAAACACCCTCAACGATGCGCTGTCGGCATGACGTTGAGAATTCATGGCATGAAAACGCCATGGCCCGGCAGCAGAAATTTTTCGAACGGATGTATCCGTATGGTTAATAAATGTGTGCAAGAAGTTGATGAACACATCCAAATTTGTCCAAAGGTAGTGGTAATATGA
- a CDS encoding multicopper oxidase family protein, translating into MTINRRQFLKTSAGGAAFAALPISFHAAFAADGFLEITAAPSQQSLYSDTAPASDLWTYNGTAPGPEIRVKRGDRVKVRLINRLDEPTSIHWHGIRIANAMDGVARLTQDAVEPGGSFDYDFIVPDAGTYWYHAHNRSWNQVARGLYGVLIVEADTAEFDAEHDRTLVIDDWRLDQQGKLDTASLGSLMDWTHGGRIGNWLTVNGKSLPRYSLNANEAYRLRLINASNARVLGLDPTQFGGKILAYDGQSLPQPAELTYQPLLLGPAQRVDLLVVPKAGEPIELNEVSGNQPFAFANFDVAEKPDSKLVTPALIPNRLPEPDLAKARSFRLDMTGGAMGQMVDMVYNGKKLEGNDFRDTAQVWAFNGIANLATEPFFSVEREETVVVETINRTSFIHAMHVHGHHFRILERSGSDIDEGQPWRDTFLIGPEQTTKIAFVADNPGKWLLHCHMLEHAAAGMITWFEVG; encoded by the coding sequence ATGACGATCAACAGACGACAATTCCTCAAGACCAGCGCTGGCGGAGCAGCTTTTGCGGCATTGCCGATCAGCTTTCACGCCGCATTCGCCGCTGACGGATTTCTGGAAATTACCGCAGCGCCATCGCAGCAATCGCTTTACTCAGACACAGCACCGGCATCGGATCTGTGGACCTATAATGGTACGGCTCCGGGACCTGAAATCAGGGTCAAACGCGGAGACCGCGTCAAGGTCCGGCTCATCAACCGCCTTGACGAGCCGACCTCTATTCACTGGCACGGTATCCGCATCGCCAATGCGATGGATGGCGTAGCCCGCCTGACCCAGGATGCAGTGGAGCCGGGCGGCAGTTTTGATTATGACTTCATCGTGCCTGACGCGGGAACCTATTGGTATCATGCCCACAACCGAAGCTGGAATCAGGTTGCCCGGGGTCTGTATGGTGTGCTGATCGTGGAAGCGGATACAGCCGAATTTGATGCTGAACATGACCGCACACTTGTGATTGATGATTGGCGTTTGGACCAACAGGGTAAACTGGACACTGCCAGTCTCGGCAGTTTGATGGACTGGACCCATGGCGGGCGTATCGGAAACTGGCTGACGGTCAATGGCAAAAGCCTGCCGCGATACAGCCTGAATGCAAATGAAGCCTACCGGTTGCGCCTGATCAACGCCTCAAATGCCCGTGTGCTGGGGCTTGACCCGACACAATTCGGCGGTAAAATCCTGGCCTATGATGGACAGAGCCTGCCGCAACCGGCTGAGCTGACCTACCAGCCGCTGTTGCTTGGCCCGGCGCAAAGGGTTGATCTGCTGGTGGTTCCCAAAGCCGGAGAACCCATCGAACTCAACGAAGTCTCCGGAAACCAGCCCTTTGCCTTTGCCAATTTCGACGTGGCGGAAAAGCCGGACAGCAAGCTGGTTACGCCAGCGCTGATCCCGAACCGCCTGCCGGAACCCGATCTTGCGAAGGCGCGCAGCTTCCGGCTCGACATGACCGGCGGCGCAATGGGGCAGATGGTTGATATGGTCTATAATGGCAAAAAGCTGGAAGGCAACGATTTCAGAGACACCGCACAGGTCTGGGCGTTCAACGGCATAGCCAATCTGGCCACGGAGCCGTTCTTTTCCGTCGAGCGCGAGGAAACGGTTGTTGTGGAAACCATCAATCGCACAAGCTTTATCCATGCCATGCACGTCCATGGGCACCATTTTCGCATTCTGGAACGCAGCGGCAGCGATATCGATGAGGGGCAACCATGGCGGGATACCTTCCTGATCGGCCCTGAACAAACCACAAAGATAGCGTTCGTTGCCGACAATCCCGGCAAATGGTTGCTGCACTGCCACATGCTGGAACACGCAGCGGCGGGAATGATCACCTGGTTTGAGGTGGGCTGA